One Janthinobacterium sp. TB1-E2 genomic region harbors:
- a CDS encoding transglutaminase family protein codes for MQLTIRHETHYAYSAPLAYTIQQLHLTPRIEPQQRALSWQITTPGQCHAYTDAYGNLSHMLTINGSHHSLSLVAHGVVETIYPHKGRLNLIDTLSPLLFTMPTPLTQADPAILDLAAASLPDRSVTAGTGHLLRLAEHIVGKVAYESGATMVTTTAGDALALGRGVCQDHAHLFLACCHAWGIPARYVSGYIDPGTTGHAASHAWVDAWAEDTDFAGWVSIDVTHARLMTDAYCRLAIGRDYDSAAPVRGVRQGGGTETLRVDVQIVPV; via the coding sequence ATGCAGCTCACCATCCGCCACGAAACCCATTACGCCTACAGTGCGCCGCTGGCCTACACCATCCAGCAGCTGCACCTGACGCCGCGTATCGAGCCGCAGCAGCGCGCCCTGTCCTGGCAAATCACGACGCCGGGCCAGTGCCACGCCTACACGGATGCCTACGGCAACTTGTCGCACATGCTGACGATTAACGGTAGCCATCACTCCCTGAGCCTGGTGGCGCATGGCGTGGTGGAAACCATCTACCCGCACAAGGGACGGCTGAACCTGATCGACACCTTGTCGCCGTTGCTGTTTACCATGCCGACGCCGCTGACGCAGGCCGATCCCGCCATTCTCGACCTGGCGGCCGCCAGCCTGCCGGACCGGAGCGTGACGGCGGGCACGGGCCATCTGCTGCGCCTGGCCGAGCACATCGTCGGCAAGGTCGCGTATGAAAGCGGCGCCACCATGGTCACCACCACGGCCGGCGACGCGCTGGCCCTGGGACGCGGCGTGTGCCAGGATCACGCCCACCTGTTCCTTGCCTGCTGCCACGCCTGGGGAATCCCGGCCCGCTATGTGTCCGGCTATATCGATCCGGGCACGACGGGCCATGCGGCCAGCCATGCCTGGGTCGACGCGTGGGCCGAAGACACGGATTTCGCGGGCTGGGTCAGCATTGACGTCACGCATGCGCGGCTGATGACGGATGCGTATTGCCGCCTGGCCATCGGGCGCGATTACGATTCGGCGGCCCCCGTGCGCGGCGTGCGCCAGGGTGGTGGCACGGAAACCTTAAGAGTCGATGTGCAGATCGTGCCCGTGTAA
- a CDS encoding alpha-E domain-containing protein: protein MLSRTADHLFWMARYTERAENTARMLDVNMQTSMLPQSEQDAEQGWRATLGISELQSAYDHKYGRFHTRDVLDFMVRDPNNPSSILACLTGARENARAVRGTLTTEVWEIQNATWLDMQKRLKSNLLETDPSQFFEWVKYRSHLSRGVTLGTMLKDEAIHFIRLGTFLERADNTARILDVKFHGARDTSKDITQRDFYYWAALLRSVSGFEIYRKVYRDVITPARVAELLMLRGDMPRSLLACMDDVVENLKHIRNDVSADTERFAGKLHAELKFGHIDDIMKAGLHLTLTEFLENIYDLGNRVSRDFLVPLAA, encoded by the coding sequence ATGCTGAGCCGCACCGCAGATCATTTGTTCTGGATGGCCCGCTACACGGAGCGGGCGGAAAACACGGCGCGCATGCTCGACGTTAACATGCAGACCTCGATGCTGCCCCAGTCCGAACAGGACGCGGAGCAAGGCTGGCGCGCCACCCTGGGTATTTCCGAGCTGCAAAGCGCGTACGATCACAAATATGGCCGTTTTCATACGCGCGACGTGCTCGACTTCATGGTGCGCGACCCGAACAACCCGTCGTCCATCCTTGCCTGTCTGACGGGGGCGCGCGAAAACGCCCGCGCCGTGCGGGGGACTTTGACGACGGAAGTGTGGGAAATCCAGAACGCCACCTGGCTCGACATGCAGAAGCGTTTGAAAAGCAATCTGCTGGAAACGGACCCCAGCCAGTTCTTCGAGTGGGTCAAGTACCGTTCGCACCTGTCGCGCGGCGTGACCCTGGGCACCATGCTCAAGGATGAGGCCATCCATTTCATTCGCCTCGGCACCTTCCTCGAGCGGGCCGACAACACGGCGCGCATCCTGGACGTGAAATTCCACGGCGCGCGGGACACGTCGAAAGACATCACCCAGCGCGATTTTTACTACTGGGCGGCCCTGCTGCGCTCCGTCTCCGGCTTCGAGATCTACCGCAAGGTTTACCGCGACGTGATCACCCCGGCACGGGTGGCGGAATTGCTGATGCTGCGCGGCGACATGCCCAGGTCGCTCCTGGCCTGCATGGATGACGTGGTGGAAAACCTCAAGCACATCCGCAACGATGTGTCGGCCGATACGGAGCGGTTTGCCGGCAAATTGCACGCGGAACTGAAATTCGGACATATCGACGACATCATGAAGGCGGGCTTGCACCTGACTTTGACGGAGTTTCTGGAAAACATCTATGACTTGGGCAACCGGGTCAGCCGCGACTTCCTCGTTCCCTTGGCGGCCTGA
- a CDS encoding circularly permuted type 2 ATP-grasp protein, translating into MANFFNEMTANEVGTDSKVREHYREFSNWLEQQSPETIARKRAEADLTFRRVGITFAVYGDDAGTERLIPFDTIPRIIPAAEWAQMQTGLVQRVQALNMFIHDIYHEQNIIKAGIIPAEQIYKNAQYRPEMQGISVASDIYAHIAGVDIVRAGQGEFYVLEDNLRVPSGVSYMLEDRKMMMRLFPELFARNRIAPVDHYPDMLLDNLRSVAPMGVDDPTVVVMTPGMYNSAYFEHAFLAQQMGVELVEGKDLFVNDNSVYMRTTRGPKRVDVIYRRVDDDFLDPLAFRSDSSLGVPGLLSVYRAGRVTLANAIGTGVADDKSIYPFVPDMIKFYLSQEPILNNVPTYQCRKSADLSYVLANLAQLVVKEVHGAGGYGMLVGPASSLAQIEDFRQRLLANPGGYIAQPTLALSACPTYVEAGIAPRHIDLRPFVLSGKTISMVPGGLTRVALGEGSLVVNSSQGGGTKDTWVLEATSAFAGEKTC; encoded by the coding sequence ATGGCAAATTTTTTCAATGAAATGACTGCAAATGAAGTGGGTACGGACAGCAAGGTACGTGAACACTATCGTGAATTCAGCAACTGGCTGGAGCAGCAATCCCCCGAGACCATCGCCCGCAAGCGGGCCGAAGCCGACCTGACGTTCCGCCGGGTCGGCATCACGTTCGCCGTCTACGGCGACGATGCCGGCACGGAACGCCTGATTCCGTTCGACACCATCCCGCGCATCATTCCCGCCGCCGAATGGGCACAGATGCAGACGGGCCTGGTGCAGCGCGTGCAAGCCTTGAACATGTTCATCCATGATATTTATCATGAGCAAAACATCATCAAGGCGGGCATCATTCCTGCCGAGCAAATCTACAAGAATGCCCAGTACCGCCCGGAAATGCAGGGTATTTCCGTCGCCTCCGACATTTACGCCCACATCGCCGGCGTCGACATCGTGCGGGCCGGACAGGGCGAATTCTATGTGCTGGAAGACAACCTGCGCGTGCCCTCCGGCGTGTCCTACATGCTGGAAGACCGCAAGATGATGATGCGGCTGTTCCCGGAACTGTTCGCCCGCAACCGCATCGCCCCCGTCGACCATTACCCCGACATGCTGCTCGACAACTTGCGCTCGGTCGCGCCGATGGGCGTCGATGACCCCACGGTCGTCGTCATGACGCCGGGCATGTACAACTCCGCCTATTTCGAACATGCATTCCTGGCCCAGCAGATGGGCGTGGAACTGGTGGAAGGCAAGGATCTGTTCGTCAACGACAACTCGGTGTACATGCGCACGACGCGCGGCCCCAAGCGAGTCGACGTGATCTACCGCCGCGTGGACGACGATTTCCTCGACCCGCTGGCTTTCCGCTCGGACTCGTCGCTGGGCGTGCCGGGCCTGCTGTCCGTCTACCGCGCCGGCCGGGTGACCCTGGCCAACGCGATCGGCACGGGCGTGGCCGACGACAAGTCGATCTACCCGTTCGTGCCCGACATGATCAAGTTTTACCTGTCGCAGGAACCCATACTCAACAACGTGCCCACGTACCAATGCCGCAAGAGCGCCGATTTGTCCTACGTGCTGGCGAACCTGGCGCAACTTGTCGTCAAGGAAGTGCATGGCGCGGGCGGCTACGGCATGCTGGTGGGGCCGGCGTCCAGCCTGGCCCAGATCGAGGATTTCCGCCAGCGCCTGCTGGCCAATCCGGGCGGCTACATCGCCCAGCCGACCCTGGCCCTGTCCGCCTGCCCCACGTATGTCGAGGCCGGCATCGCGCCGCGCCACATCGATTTGCGCCCGTTCGTGCTGTCCGGCAAGACGATTTCCATGGTGCCCGGCGGCCTGACCCGCGTGGCGCTCGGCGAAGGCTCGCTCGTGGTCAACTCCTCGCAAGGGGGCGGCACCAAGGATACCTGGGTACTGGAAGCCACTTCCGCTTTTGCAGGAGAGAAAACATGCTGA
- a CDS encoding HAMP domain-containing sensor histidine kinase produces the protein MTYASDQKMHVLDMPARTRRIFSMRDAVLTQWEHEVRAKVRGADALLTPILINTLPAFFDNLAEALTPGYPRDNATSNTNAPAVHGNERARMTSYGPEQVIQEYQIFRDCFADAALDAGVPLRRRDWKVINASIDTGIREAILEFTAMHESFQRRIAAGLSHDMRNPLSVMLNSAQLLQRRAQQFDVPALASKIIEHGKRLDDMIQELLDTLSYHRGQKLPLVLHRFDILPLAQQVADSVNTGHPGKCQVTGASVTGWWCENSLRRALENLVGNALKYGDDGPIKIHINTLRERMILTVHNTGSTIAPEQTERIFEYLRREHQGSAPGWGIGLPFVQNVAESHGGSALVDSAPETGTTFTIDLPIDCRPFVTPDA, from the coding sequence ATGACCTATGCCTCTGACCAGAAAATGCACGTGCTGGACATGCCCGCGCGTACGCGGCGCATCTTCAGCATGCGCGATGCCGTGCTGACGCAATGGGAACACGAGGTGCGCGCCAAGGTGCGCGGTGCCGATGCCTTGCTGACACCCATCTTGATCAATACCTTGCCCGCCTTCTTCGACAACCTGGCCGAAGCGCTGACGCCAGGCTATCCGCGCGACAATGCCACCAGCAATACCAATGCCCCGGCCGTGCACGGCAACGAACGGGCGCGCATGACCAGCTATGGCCCGGAACAGGTGATCCAGGAATACCAGATCTTCCGCGACTGTTTCGCCGATGCGGCCCTCGACGCGGGCGTGCCGCTGCGGCGCCGCGACTGGAAGGTGATCAATGCCTCGATCGATACGGGCATCCGCGAAGCCATCCTGGAATTTACTGCCATGCATGAAAGCTTCCAGCGGCGCATCGCGGCCGGCCTGTCGCACGACATGCGCAATCCCCTCTCCGTCATGCTCAACAGCGCCCAGCTGCTGCAGCGGCGCGCGCAGCAGTTCGACGTGCCGGCCCTGGCGTCGAAAATCATCGAACACGGCAAGCGCCTCGACGACATGATCCAGGAATTGCTCGATACGCTCAGCTACCACCGGGGGCAAAAGCTGCCGCTGGTCTTGCATCGCTTCGATATCCTGCCGCTGGCGCAGCAGGTGGCCGACAGCGTGAATACGGGCCATCCGGGCAAGTGCCAGGTCACGGGTGCGTCCGTCACCGGCTGGTGGTGCGAAAATTCGCTGCGCCGCGCCCTGGAAAACCTGGTCGGCAACGCCCTCAAGTATGGCGATGACGGCCCCATCAAAATCCACATCAACACCCTGCGCGAACGCATGATACTCACCGTGCACAACACGGGCAGCACCATCGCCCCGGAGCAGACCGAGCGTATCTTCGAATACCTGCGCCGCGAACATCAGGGCAGCGCGCCCGGCTGGGGCATCGGCCTGCCCTTCGTGCAAAACGTGGCGGAAAGCCACGGCGGCAGCGCGCTGGTCGACAGTGCGCCGGAAACAGGCACCACGTTTACCATCGACCTGCCCATCGACTGCCGGCCCTTCGTCACGCCGGACGCTTGA
- a CDS encoding TonB-dependent receptor, translated as MRSFHLVPTPFALAAFLLASAAAHAQNTPADSGAQTMPTVVVNASADASAEGLSKAYAGGQVARGGRMGILGAVDMMDSPFGSTSYTQQFIADQQARSVGDLLQSDAAVRMSRGYGNFQEVYVIRGFALDSDDVAYNGLYGVLPRQYVSPELLERVEVFRGASAFLNGAAPGGSGIGGAINLMPKRAGNTPLTELTVGVESGGHAYAAIDVARRFGENKEFGVRLNAAKRQGETSIQREDHDVGMFSVGLDYRGRGYRLSADAGYQNFDLTAPRPSVNTGSLTALPGAPDASKNFAQPWSYSKEHDVFGTARAEVDLAKDVVAWAAFGSRSTKESNSLAQPTLTSLNGDASVYRFDNARKQEISTGELGIRGKLVTGAVKHTLVASWSGHWNEAKNAYAISDYAGLPTNIYRPLDVAMPATLPANSGGVMSDPRLTQKTILSSYAVADTMAFLDDRLLLTVGLRRQHIRDAAYAYGTAVQYSSYDKSATTPVAGIVYKASKNVSLYANYIEALVKGPVASGTYFDGKNDVPLSNKGEVFSPYKSKQKEIGVKYDGGRLGMSAALFSTAKPLPAVVGSRATLSGEQRNQGLELSIFGTPMAGVRLLGGLTWLDTEQRKTDKPANNGKHAIGAPKTQLSVGGEWDLPGAPGLSLNARTVYTSTQYADLANSKQLPSWTRVDIGARYLTQVAGHDVTLRARIDNVADRSYWASAVSSFDAGSLVLAAPRTFVVSGSVAF; from the coding sequence ATGCGCTCCTTCCACCTCGTCCCTACCCCGTTCGCCCTGGCCGCCTTCCTCCTGGCCAGCGCCGCCGCCCACGCCCAGAACACGCCGGCAGACAGCGGCGCCCAAACCATGCCGACCGTTGTCGTCAATGCCTCGGCCGATGCGTCGGCGGAAGGCTTGTCGAAGGCGTATGCGGGCGGCCAGGTGGCGCGCGGCGGGCGCATGGGCATCCTCGGGGCCGTGGACATGATGGACTCGCCATTCGGCAGTACCAGTTATACGCAGCAATTCATTGCCGACCAGCAGGCGCGCAGCGTGGGCGACTTGCTGCAGAGCGATGCGGCCGTGCGCATGTCGCGCGGCTATGGCAATTTTCAGGAAGTGTATGTGATCCGCGGTTTCGCCCTCGATTCGGACGACGTGGCCTACAACGGCCTGTATGGCGTGTTGCCGCGTCAATATGTATCGCCGGAATTGCTCGAGCGCGTGGAAGTGTTCCGTGGCGCCAGCGCCTTCCTCAACGGCGCGGCGCCGGGCGGCAGCGGCATCGGCGGCGCCATCAACCTGATGCCCAAGCGCGCCGGCAACACGCCGTTGACGGAATTGACGGTGGGCGTGGAATCGGGCGGCCACGCCTATGCGGCCATCGACGTGGCGCGCCGCTTTGGCGAAAACAAGGAATTCGGCGTGCGCTTGAATGCCGCCAAGCGCCAGGGCGAGACCAGCATCCAGCGCGAAGACCACGACGTGGGCATGTTTTCCGTCGGTCTCGATTATCGCGGCCGCGGCTACCGCCTGTCGGCCGATGCCGGCTACCAGAATTTCGATCTGACGGCGCCTCGTCCTTCCGTCAACACGGGCAGCCTGACGGCCTTGCCGGGCGCGCCCGATGCGTCGAAGAACTTTGCCCAGCCGTGGAGCTATTCGAAGGAACACGACGTGTTCGGCACGGCGCGCGCCGAAGTGGACCTGGCCAAGGATGTGGTTGCCTGGGCCGCGTTCGGCAGCCGCTCGACGAAGGAATCGAACAGCCTGGCCCAACCGACGTTGACCTCACTCAATGGCGATGCCAGCGTGTACCGTTTCGACAATGCGCGCAAGCAGGAAATCAGCACGGGCGAACTGGGCATCCGCGGCAAGCTCGTGACGGGCGCCGTCAAGCACACCCTGGTGGCCAGCTGGTCCGGCCACTGGAACGAAGCGAAGAATGCGTACGCGATCAGCGACTACGCGGGCTTGCCGACGAATATCTACCGTCCGCTGGACGTGGCCATGCCGGCCACCCTGCCCGCGAACTCGGGCGGCGTGATGAGCGACCCGCGCCTGACGCAAAAAACCATCCTCAGCAGCTACGCCGTGGCCGATACCATGGCCTTCCTCGACGACCGGCTGCTGCTGACCGTGGGCCTGCGCCGCCAGCACATCCGCGACGCCGCATATGCCTACGGTACGGCCGTACAATATTCCAGCTATGACAAGAGCGCCACGACGCCCGTGGCCGGCATCGTTTACAAGGCCAGCAAGAACGTGTCGCTGTACGCCAACTACATCGAGGCGCTGGTCAAGGGTCCCGTTGCCAGCGGCACCTATTTTGATGGCAAGAATGACGTGCCACTGAGCAACAAGGGTGAAGTGTTCTCGCCCTACAAGTCGAAGCAGAAGGAAATCGGCGTCAAGTATGACGGCGGCAGGCTGGGCATGAGCGCCGCCCTGTTTTCCACGGCCAAGCCTTTGCCTGCCGTGGTCGGTTCACGTGCCACCCTCTCGGGCGAACAGCGCAACCAGGGCCTGGAACTGTCCATCTTCGGCACGCCGATGGCGGGCGTGCGCCTGCTGGGCGGCCTGACCTGGCTTGATACGGAACAGCGCAAGACGGACAAGCCGGCCAACAATGGAAAGCATGCCATCGGCGCGCCAAAAACACAGCTCAGCGTGGGCGGCGAATGGGACCTGCCCGGTGCGCCCGGCTTAAGCCTGAATGCCCGCACTGTCTACACGTCGACGCAATATGCTGACCTGGCCAACAGCAAGCAACTGCCATCGTGGACCCGCGTCGACATCGGCGCGCGCTACCTGACGCAGGTGGCTGGCCATGACGTAACCTTGCGCGCGCGCATCGACAACGTGGCCGACCGCAGCTACTGGGCCTCGGCCGTCTCCTCGTTCGACGCCGGCAGCCTGGTGCTGGCCGCGCCGCGCACCTTCGTCGTCTCGGGCAGCGTGGCGTTTTAA
- a CDS encoding 2-hydroxyacid dehydrogenase: MPPDLLILAPSPSAAVNAQLEQQYTCHHAWQVPADERHAWLAKRAPSVRAVVTTGALGLNATDMGLLPNLEIVAVNGVGLDGVALDVARERGIAVTTTPNVLTDDVADVALALLLASARHIVALDRFVRDGGWERREAIAPASSLRGKTAGIFGFGQIGQAIALRLAAFGVHVRYFQPRAIADTTVPRAESLLALAQESDYLIVCAPGTPATRKIVDRTILDALGPQGTLINIARGALIDEDAMTAALQDGHLGAAGLDVFADEPRVPNALRVLPNVVLTPHVGSLTVETRHAMGQLVVDNLAAHFAGLPLPTPVKP; the protein is encoded by the coding sequence ATGCCACCCGACCTCCTCATCCTCGCTCCCAGCCCTTCGGCTGCCGTCAACGCGCAGCTGGAACAGCAATACACCTGTCATCACGCCTGGCAAGTGCCGGCGGACGAGCGCCACGCCTGGCTGGCCAAGCGCGCGCCGTCTGTCCGCGCCGTCGTCACGACGGGCGCGCTGGGCTTGAACGCCACCGACATGGGCTTGCTGCCGAATCTGGAAATTGTCGCCGTCAATGGCGTGGGTCTCGATGGCGTGGCGCTCGACGTGGCGCGCGAACGGGGCATCGCCGTCACCACCACGCCGAACGTGCTGACGGACGACGTGGCCGACGTGGCGTTGGCCCTGCTGCTGGCCAGCGCGCGGCACATCGTGGCGCTCGACCGCTTCGTGCGCGACGGCGGCTGGGAGCGCCGCGAGGCCATCGCCCCGGCATCGAGCCTGCGCGGCAAGACGGCCGGCATCTTCGGTTTCGGCCAGATCGGCCAGGCCATCGCGCTGCGCCTGGCCGCTTTCGGCGTCCATGTCCGCTACTTCCAGCCGCGCGCCATTGCCGATACTACTGTGCCGCGCGCGGAATCGCTGCTGGCCCTGGCGCAGGAAAGCGATTACCTGATCGTCTGCGCGCCGGGCACGCCCGCCACGCGCAAGATCGTCGACCGCACCATACTCGACGCGCTCGGCCCGCAAGGCACCCTGATCAACATCGCCCGTGGCGCGCTGATCGATGAAGACGCCATGACCGCCGCCTTGCAGGATGGCCACCTGGGCGCGGCCGGTCTCGACGTGTTTGCGGACGAACCGCGCGTACCAAATGCCTTGCGCGTCTTACCCAACGTCGTGCTCACGCCGCACGTGGGCAGCCTGACCGTGGAAACGCGGCACGCCATGGGCCAGCTGGTCGTCGATAACCTGGCCGCGCACTTCGCCGGCTTGCCCTTGCCGACACCCGTAAAGCCATAA
- a CDS encoding low temperature requirement protein A gives MTKSLLRTRGGLDSGKVGMIELFFDLVFVFAVTQLSHGLLAHLSAMGWLQTGLLLMAVWWVWIFTSWITNWLDPERIPVRISLFALMLGGLIMSASIPEAFGTRGLAFAGAYVAMQVGRPLFAWWAVRHEALSRRRNFQRIALWAVLSGIFWIAGGMASPEERIFWWMLALAIDLAGPWMQFGLPGLGRSTTADWDVDGSHMAERCGLFVIIALGESLLVTGATFAGLEWTAANWLGFMSALVGSIAMWWIYFDTGAEAGHHRIAHSKDPGRIARKAYTYIHVLIVGGVIVSAVADELALVHPDEASFAGISALLGGPILYLLGNALFKWVSSERAAPPLSHLLGILIILALIPMAYGRLYSPLTLASITSCVLVLVAVWEHMALRRPPPEIDP, from the coding sequence TTGACAAAATCGCTGTTGCGCACGCGCGGCGGGCTGGACAGCGGCAAGGTGGGCATGATCGAGCTGTTCTTCGACCTCGTGTTCGTATTTGCCGTGACGCAACTTTCGCACGGCTTGCTGGCCCACCTGAGCGCCATGGGCTGGCTGCAGACGGGTCTGCTGCTGATGGCCGTCTGGTGGGTATGGATCTTCACGTCGTGGATCACCAACTGGCTCGACCCCGAACGCATTCCCGTGCGCATCAGCCTGTTTGCGCTGATGCTGGGCGGCCTGATCATGTCGGCCTCGATCCCCGAAGCGTTCGGCACACGGGGCCTGGCCTTTGCCGGCGCTTACGTCGCCATGCAGGTGGGCCGGCCCCTGTTTGCCTGGTGGGCCGTGCGCCATGAAGCGCTGTCGCGCCGCCGCAATTTCCAGCGCATCGCCCTGTGGGCCGTGCTGTCCGGCATCTTCTGGATCGCCGGCGGCATGGCGTCGCCCGAAGAGCGCATCTTCTGGTGGATGCTGGCACTGGCGATCGACCTGGCCGGCCCCTGGATGCAGTTCGGCCTGCCGGGCCTGGGCCGCTCGACGACGGCCGACTGGGACGTCGACGGCAGCCACATGGCCGAACGCTGCGGCCTGTTCGTCATCATCGCCCTCGGTGAATCGTTGCTGGTGACGGGCGCAACGTTCGCGGGCCTGGAATGGACGGCCGCCAACTGGCTGGGCTTCATGTCGGCCCTGGTCGGCAGCATCGCCATGTGGTGGATCTACTTTGACACGGGCGCCGAGGCGGGCCACCACCGCATCGCCCACTCGAAAGACCCGGGCCGCATCGCCCGCAAGGCCTACACGTATATCCACGTGCTGATCGTGGGCGGCGTGATCGTCAGCGCCGTGGCCGATGAACTGGCCCTCGTGCATCCGGACGAAGCGAGCTTCGCCGGCATCAGCGCCTTGCTGGGCGGCCCGATCCTGTATTTGCTGGGCAATGCGCTGTTCAAATGGGTCAGCAGCGAGCGCGCCGCGCCGCCGCTGTCGCATCTGCTGGGGATTTTGATCATCCTGGCGCTGATCCCGATGGCCTACGGCCGCCTGTATTCGCCCCTGACCCTGGCCTCCATCACCAGCTGCGTGCTGGTGTTGGTGGCCGTGTGGGAACATATGGCGCTGCGCCGTCCGCCACCGGAGATCGATCCCTGA
- a CDS encoding GNAT family N-acetyltransferase: MQIRDAHAGDIEAILAIYNDAVSNTLAIWNERTVDAANRAAWLADRQRAGYPVLVAIDAEENVAGYASFGDWRPFEGFRHTVEHSVYVRADRRGAGVGKALMVELIARARGLGKHVMVAGIEAGNAGSIALHKQLGFEEVGLMRQVGTKFGAWLDLAFLQLQLDTRSDPDGIAPPG; the protein is encoded by the coding sequence ATGCAGATACGCGATGCCCATGCGGGCGATATCGAGGCCATACTGGCCATCTACAACGATGCCGTCAGCAATACCCTGGCGATCTGGAATGAACGCACGGTCGATGCGGCCAACCGCGCCGCCTGGCTGGCCGACCGCCAGCGGGCCGGCTACCCGGTGCTCGTCGCCATCGATGCAGAGGAAAATGTGGCCGGCTACGCCTCGTTCGGCGACTGGCGCCCGTTCGAGGGTTTCCGGCATACGGTCGAGCATTCCGTGTACGTGCGCGCCGATCGCCGGGGTGCCGGCGTCGGCAAGGCCTTGATGGTGGAATTGATCGCGCGGGCGCGCGGCCTGGGCAAGCACGTGATGGTGGCGGGCATCGAGGCGGGCAATGCCGGCTCGATCGCCCTGCACAAGCAGCTGGGCTTCGAGGAAGTGGGATTGATGCGCCAGGTGGGTACCAAGTTCGGCGCCTGGCTGGACCTGGCGTTCCTGCAGCTGCAGCTCGATACGCGCAGCGATCCGGACGGCATCGCGCCGCCCGGCTAA
- a CDS encoding XRE family transcriptional regulator, producing MSTKPDELNQRIGARVRLERENLGWSLTDLAARSGVSRAMVHKVERGDCSPTATLLARLSGAFDLSMSELIARAEMRAGRLLRQAEQPVWVDPQSGYVRRHVSPASDMPLDLVHITLPPGAVVAMPAAAYVSRRQLIWSLSGSLVFIEGETRHVLDEGDCLELGPPADCVFKNETATACTYAVAVLKN from the coding sequence ATGTCCACTAAACCAGACGAATTGAATCAGCGCATCGGCGCCAGGGTGCGCCTCGAGCGGGAAAACCTGGGCTGGTCGCTGACGGACCTGGCGGCCCGCTCGGGCGTGTCGCGCGCGATGGTGCACAAGGTGGAGCGGGGTGATTGCAGCCCCACGGCCACCTTGCTGGCGCGGCTGTCGGGCGCCTTCGACCTGAGCATGTCCGAGCTGATCGCCCGCGCCGAGATGCGGGCCGGGCGCTTGCTGCGTCAGGCCGAGCAGCCCGTGTGGGTCGACCCGCAAAGCGGCTATGTGCGGCGGCACGTGTCGCCCGCGTCCGACATGCCGCTCGACCTCGTGCATATTACCTTGCCGCCGGGCGCCGTGGTGGCCATGCCGGCCGCCGCCTATGTATCGCGGCGACAACTGATATGGTCGCTCAGCGGCAGCCTCGTCTTCATTGAAGGGGAGACCCGCCACGTGCTGGACGAGGGCGATTGCCTGGAACTGGGTCCGCCCGCCGACTGCGTGTTCAAGAATGAAACGGCCACCGCCTGCACCTACGCCGTGGCGGTATTGAAGAACTGA
- a CDS encoding LysR family transcriptional regulator — MVNTDKEMELRHFRCVLAVAHSLHFARAAAELGISPPALTKQVQETEQLLGTRLFQRSKRAVSLTAAGELFVIEATRALGQLAQAQEVARRAGRGELGRLEIGYVASAAYSGVLQDQFARFRASHPGIHIGAREYAMDTLPGLLDQGRVDLAFVRPPLHLPDGLDSVVLLRDRFVLAVQADSPLASFDAAAPAALAQQAFIVPEQELGTLEVSRRGGFAAQVVSRPGSLVAVLTEVSLGVGCAIVPHSVMASVQLPGVVFRELAGPQISSEIAVAFRRHEQAPATRAFIAQLRVAALD, encoded by the coding sequence ATGGTGAATACAGATAAAGAGATGGAACTGCGGCATTTCCGCTGCGTGCTGGCCGTCGCGCACAGCCTGCACTTCGCGCGGGCCGCCGCGGAACTCGGTATTTCTCCGCCCGCGCTGACCAAGCAGGTGCAGGAAACGGAGCAGCTGCTGGGCACGCGCTTGTTCCAGCGCAGCAAGCGCGCCGTGTCCCTGACGGCCGCCGGAGAATTGTTCGTCATCGAAGCCACGCGCGCGCTGGGGCAGCTGGCGCAGGCGCAGGAAGTGGCGCGGCGGGCGGGACGGGGCGAACTGGGACGGCTGGAAATTGGCTACGTGGCCTCGGCCGCCTACTCCGGCGTGCTGCAGGACCAGTTTGCCCGCTTTCGCGCCAGCCACCCCGGCATCCACATCGGTGCGCGCGAATACGCGATGGATACCCTGCCCGGCTTGCTGGACCAGGGCCGCGTGGACCTGGCGTTCGTGCGCCCGCCCCTGCACCTGCCGGACGGACTGGACAGCGTGGTCTTGCTGCGCGACCGCTTCGTGCTGGCCGTGCAGGCGGACAGCCCGCTGGCTTCGTTTGATGCGGCGGCGCCGGCCGCGCTGGCGCAGCAGGCGTTCATCGTGCCGGAACAGGAATTGGGAACGTTGGAAGTGAGCCGGCGCGGCGGCTTTGCGGCGCAGGTGGTGTCGCGCCCGGGCAGCTTGGTGGCCGTGCTGACGGAAGTGTCGCTGGGCGTCGGTTGCGCCATCGTGCCCCACTCCGTGATGGCCAGCGTGCAATTGCCGGGCGTGGTGTTCCGCGAGCTGGCAGGGCCGCAGATCAGCTCGGAAATCGCCGTGGCCTTCCGCCGCCACGAACAGGCGCCCGCCACGCGCGCCTTCATTGCCCAGCTGCGCGTGGCGGCGCTGGATTGA